The nucleotide window GTGTCTCTGTTCCTGCATACATTTTGGAATTGTTCCATTAAGTCCATACTGCCCTTCCATATCCCTTCTGCTAAGATGCATCAACTGAAATTGTTTTtagtattaaatttcatctgccactggtCTGTCCATTCTGCTGGTCTATCAATGTCGTGTTACAGGCAATCTGTATCATCCTTGCTGCTTGTCACTCCTTCAAATTTGTTGTCACTGGAAAATCTTCAAACTTTGCTCCATGTTCCATGATCCAAGTTACTTGTATACAGCAAACATTGGAGCGGGCCCAGCACTCACCCCTAGGGAACACCACTGTCTGTCAACCGCCAGTCCTAAAAAGAGCCATCTACCATGACTTGCTACTCTTCGTCCTTAAGCCAGTTTTCTTTTATCCACTTGCACACTGGCCTTCCTACTCCATAAGCCTCAATTCTGTCAACCAGCCTTtgatgtggtatcttgtcaaatgcTTCCTTAAATTCCACATCCACCACATTCCCTTAATCAACTTCttctgttacttcctcaaaagagTCAGTtagattagtcaagcatgatCTGTGTTTTACAAATCCACCTGGGCTCTCTCCAATTAACTCAAACCTTTCCAAGTTCCAGTTGACATTTTTTCCCTGATTAAGGATTCCAAAACCTTACCCACCCCTCGGGCCGGATTTTCCACCTGCGctcgacccaaggccagaaaatcctgcccaacgtcAACAGTCTTTTGCATCGtccgtgtcctgcctgctacaattctcgTGGTGGGCGGGCCTGGAAATTCCGCCCTTCATGTTAGATTAACTGGCTCTATTGCTAGGACTGTCCTCGCACTCTTGAATAAAGGTGTCACATTTACCAGtctccagtcctccagcacctcacCCATTTCTCAGGAAGCTTGAAAATTTAAGGCAAGCCCTTCTGCTATCTCCACCCCCACTTCCTTCAGCAACTTTTGATGCAAGTTCACAACAAGTGACTAATCTGCCCTAAGCATAGCCAGCCTTACCCTTTCAATTTTCACACCATCCATTGCCTCCACGAGAGATATTGTCAGGGTCCTTCCTTAGTGAAtgctgatacaaagtactcattaagtatTCTAACCTTGCTCTGCACATCTGAGCATATATCAGCCTCCTTGTCCCTAATAGGACCCATTCCACCTCTAACTTCCTCTTATCACATGCAATAGTTCTTGCATATCTCTGTGACTATCCAGcatatctgtccctctatctctctctgtatttccaGGTATATAGCATAATTGTATCTTTTTTGCTTCTCAACTCTAACCAAATGGACTCTGTCCTTGGCCCTCAAAGAAATCTTCTCTTTTTAATATTACAATGTCTTCCATAATCATTACTGCCACCCCACTTCCCTTTATTCATTTTCTACCTTTTctgaatagaatcctacagtgtaaaaggaggccatttagcccatcggttctgcaccaaccacaatccaacccaggccctatccccatacatttaccctagctagtcctcctgacactaaggggtaattcagcatggccaatccatctaacccgcacacctttggactgtgggaggaaactggagcacccggaggaaacccacacagacacggggagaacatgcaaactccatacagatagtcacccaagccaggaattaaacccgggtccctggtgctgtgaggcagcggtgctaaccaatgagccaccgtgccacccctgtatgCTTTATATACTTGTATATTGTGCCCAATCCTCATCGTTTTGAAGCCAGGTTTCCATTATTACCATTACATCATATGCCTAGACTGCGGTTTGTGCTTGGAGCTCACCAACATTCATCATGCTTTGTGTGATTATGTACATGCATTATAAACAGGTTTTTGCTATTCTGTACTCATTCATAGTTTGCTCCTATCTAATACGGTAACTCCCTTTTTTAGTACTGTCTAACACTCTCACTTTATGGACCGTATTCTTTTCTTTTTACCTACGCTGGTGCTTATcacctgccaaattagtttaaacccttcccacAAGGACATTGTTCCCAGTCCGGTTGTGGTGCAACCCATCCCTTTTCAGCAGGTGCCTTCTGTCCCAAAACTGGTCCCAATGTGCCAAGGATCTGAAGCCCTCCCGCTTGCACCATACTTTAAGCCATGCATTCCTTTTTCTActctggcactgggagtaatccagagattactccCCTCGAGGTCCACTTTTTAACTTCCTCCCTAGCTGACCTTAGATGCTCAatgccttccctctctctgtcattgGCACCGACAAGCACCACAACTTCTGGCTCACTCATTTCCCCCTGTAGAATACTCTTCCCCCCCTCTATGTAAGGGCCTTTACCATGGTACCAGGGTGGCACACACCATGTAAGACTCTGATGACAGTTAAAGAAATGGCTGTCTGTCTCCCCAACAATGGAACTCCTGCACCAACCGCATTTCTACGCTTTGCTCTTCCCTCCTGTACAATCCTGTGCCCATAGATGCAAAGGTCTGGGCTGCACTCCTTCAAGGTATTGACAGTCCGAGTTATCTCTAATACTGAGAGTTACGTCCTAAAGACTCCTGTGTTACCTGCCTCTTCCTATTCTTCTGATTGGCCAACTATTTTCTATGCTGACCTCTCACCTCCTGGAATGTATGCCCTTCCTCGATGCTCTGCAGTGACTGCACTGACAATTAACAATGCTAATTGGTTGGTCAACTTTGACCTGGTCATTCaaacttgaattggcatctgcAATTTTTAAGATTTAACAAGATACTCATGTTGATGTAGAGATGAACACACGACCAAAAATTAACAATAGTCAAAACACCGATCCTTTGAACGGATCTGTGCAAAGATTCTGTGAACGTTGAGCCGATCAAAGCCCTCCCTGTTCAGCAATGCTGTGTGTTCCAGAGGTGGATTTACAGTTCGTGGGACCCTGCCTTCATTTCTgggccccccttcaccccccatcTCACAACCCTCACAGCCACCCgccacccctcactctctcattctcacaaTCTTACTCACCTCGCTCATCTGGTCTTCAAGGCAGCCTCCTGTCCCACTCGCCATCTCCTCGTGTCTAAGGCTTGATTCGGGGCCTCGCGCCTCGCTGTTGCTGGCCTGCCCTTGGCCCTGGGTTGAGTTGCCTGCTCTCCTCGCTTGTGGCTGACCTCACCTCGTGGTGGCTTTCAGCACCTTGCACCTCGCAGTTGCTGGCCTGCCCTCGGCCCTGAGTCAAGTCTCCTGCTCGCCTCGCCTGCTGCTTCCCTCAGTGGCTGACCTCACCCTGTGGCGGCGCTCGGCGCCTCGCTGTTGCTACTCTACTCAGGGTAGAGTCGCAAACCTGCTCGCCATTTGCAAAAACGGTAAAACCTCCGcagcctctgcctctccctctgtgcCTGGTTGCCTCTCTTTATTCCTCACGCGTGCCTCCGGTTAACCACTTGGcacagtttggaccagtattttCCCGCTCTTTCAGACTCACCAATCGGAGTCTGATCTCACTCTGCATTGCCAGTTGATAGGCTCAACACGTATAATGAGTCCATCAGCATATGCGGAGTAAGATCAGGCTCTGATTGGATGCCCAGTGCATCGGCTGGCACAGAGTCTCCCCATTGACCAGGGTCCTGCGCCTGGGCAcagtgggtgaaattttcccgtcccacccgccacaggaatcgtagctggcgggacacggaccatgcaaaggtctgttgaccccgggcggggttttccagccttgggggcgagcgcggctggaaaatcccacccaatgtattCCACTGTAAATCCACCTCTGGTGTGTTCCCAGTTCGAGTGTGAAGCGACAATTGTAAATTTAAGGCCTTTGCTACAACGAATGCCTGACACACGCGGTTCTATAATTCAATCAGCAACAACTGCAAGTTATGGACCTGCTGGCTATTCATTTAAAGAAACGCTGCACAACAATAACAAAAGCTTATTTTGGCCCACAGTGAGGCAGGGAAGCATTAGGACAAAGAAAAAGCATCGTTAAAAATGACAATTGACTTAAGCTAAGTATCCAATAACTGATCTCAGGGCTGACGGtccagagagagaaataaaacagCGGTGGGGATCCCTCTCTTTTTCAGTGGTCCCTGTTGGATACAGCAACACGTGGATGTCAAATGAGGAAAGGGCTAACTGGGGTGCGATGATTTGTATATTGCGGTTCAATAGACTGGTGACACTCCAGATTCAACCGTGAAAAGTGCAGGTAAAACAAACACCATTTGTTAGTTTAACACTTCAGTTCAAGAACAAGAGTTGTAGGTTACTCCAACTGGGAGCAATTTTCATTTCCTTACTCTTTTTGAAGGGCATTACTTTTTtttaactggaagcaggagtcagTCTCGTGGGGCAGATTGTTCAGAAAAAAAAAGCCTGGTGTGTAAGGATCACCAGGGTACAGTGCTTAAGGGGACGTGTGAGCTGGTAAAGGAAGTTGACTGCTTCTGTCCTGATTACATATTGGGCTGGCTCCTGAACAGACAGGCAATGCTCCCCAGGCAATCCAATGCACTCAGACGCCCAACAGGAAAAGCACCCCCTGAAGTCAACCTCTGAGCGAATGTCGCCTCCCGTGCATTTAGTCCTGTATTGCACACCAGCCCCCGTTCGACATATTCACAACAACTGGGATCCAAATATGTTTAGTTTGTTCCGAAAAATGCGCACATGAAAGGACGTACCTTTAAAAATATGTCAgcaggaattctccaacctcgcccccggctgggattctccagtcctgctgctgagaacagggatttggctgagcgccaaattctccattctcgctggcagtggtagcgagtccggagaattccggctgtaGTTACATCTATGAACCCCCTCCAGTCTTTGATTTGTTTTTGCATTCCCCGACAGTATGTAATTGTACTCTGCTGAAAAACGTCAGTTACCATTGTAGATAACAATTGTGGACCAATTACTAATCGGAAAATCCAAATTCCCAACTCAAAACTACTTAGGAGGAACAACACCAAGTTATTTCTGAATTCCACaatgtttatttcttcagaaacGTTAAATATGAAAACTGGGAAAGAGATTGTGCGTAGCTGGGCGGAGCAGGATGAATTTAAATGACCGGATCTTAATAGGATGTTCGATGATGCTGCTGATCTTTCCCTCTCCTTTCTCCCCGATCTGACTTTGTGCTTCGAACGGACAGATCAGCAACAATGTCAAAACATGCAAGCTGTACTTTCTAAGGATTGTCGCCACTGGGGGGGAAATTTTATCCTAACTCAACCTGTCCAGTGAGGACAATTTTACCCTCACGCATCGGGTGGGAATGGACGGGATCAGGCAGAACACAAATCTTCACCCAATTCTATGGGGTGCTTTTTGACCTATCCCACCAGTTGGGAGATAGACTGATTTGGGCGCAACATTGGTTTCACACCTGCCCAGTTTTAATCCCCATTAAAGTCAACAGGTGGATTGGCTGGGGCGAAAAATGAGCATTCCTCCTGGTCCCATGGCTTTCCCACCTGGTGGCTTAGTTTGAAATGATTCCCACTCTCTTGTGAATCCAGACCATCCAGTGTGAGAAGAGGACACACAAGTGCTTTAAGCATTATTCACACTTGGAAGcactacttagaatcatagaatcctacaatacagaaggaggccactcagcccatcaagtctgtaccgaccacaatccaacccaggccgtatccctgtaacgccacacatttaccctgctaatcctcctgatactaggatcaatttagcatggccaatcaacctaacccacacacttttggactgtgggaagaaaccggagcagccggaggaaatccaggcagacacggggagaacgtgcaaactccatgcagacagtcacccgaggccggaattgaacctgggaccttggagctgtgaggcagcaatgctaaccactgtgccactgtgccgtgctTGGAGGTTCTTTGTTTCCAGTTGGGCTAAAGATGTGGTGGGGGTAGCGGGTGTGGGGAATAAAATTTGTCTTGGGCAGAATTGTGTCTGCTGCTTTTTACACGTCATACCTCCGACTGCAGTTCCAACTGCAATTGAACTCTTCAGGGCACCTCACCATCATGGATGCAACTGAGTTTGGCCGTGAAAATCAAACAGGACTGGTTCCACATTATTTAATGACATGGATCAGCACTGAATCTATCCAtcaggctggattttatggggcaAGTGGTCCTCACTCTCCTTAGctaaaggacacaggtttaaggtgctggggggtaggtacaggggaaatgttagggggaagtttttcacacagagggtggtgggcgagtggaatcgactgccgtcagtggtggtggaggcaaactcaatagggtcttttaagagactcctggatgagtacatgggacttaataggatggagggttataggtaggcctaaaaggtagggatatgttcggcacaacttgtagggccaaagggcctgttttgtgctgtagttttctatgtttctatgttagtgGGGTGTCCACCTTGGGGATGAATGGCTGCTCCCTGTCAGTCAATTGGCCATTACCAGGTTGGAGGCGGGGTTTCTATCCTTTAGGGGTACAAGAAGTTTCACCTCAGAGAGCTTCCGGCCAATAGGGTGGCTGGAAGCTCTCCCAGCAAAACCAGGAGGGAGTGATgcccactgctgggactacaggcagCCCCTGGCAGCAATTGTCGCTGGATTCAGACACCAAGCTAAGTGGTGGGACTTCACCAGGGTTAGGCTGGCAGGCCCTGGTGACTCAAGCCAATGAGAGGGTAAAGTGGAATGAGGGTGGGGGTTGGTACGGGGTGGTGGTACAGGTTTGTGTCTCCAATGGGCACAGGGGACCCCGCAAAGGAGGTAGCCACCCCCTTGTCTGACCCCAGCCAGTGGAGCTTCCACATGTCGGGGGTCTTCCCCTGCTGTGGGTAAACAGTGATGGAGGCAGGGTGAAGCCATTAGGTGGTCATTAACTGGCAGGGTGCGCAGGCTCCCCTTCCCTCCGTTCCCCGTAAAAATGTCATACAGACTGGGGTGGGTGTGAAGGTGGCAGGAAGGCCACACACTACATTTTaccaaccccctctctctccccctctctcaaccCCGCTGGTGGGGGGAAGGTAAAATACAGCCCATGGTAACAGAACAATAAgttcatttattcgtgtcacaaataggcttacattaacactgcagtgaaggcactgtgaaaatcccctagtcgtcacactccagcgcctgttcgggtacactgagggagaatttagcatgggcaatgcacctaaccagcacgtctttcagactgtgggaggaaactggagcacccggaggaaacccacgcagacacagggcgaatgttcagactctgcacagacagtgacccaagcgggaagtGAACcagagtctctggtgctgtgaggcagcagtgctaaccaccgtgctgcctctatAGCGGGGGAGTACGGGACTATTATGTAGTGCACCTTTACAATAATACCATCGCTGTCCAGTCCAAAAACAAACTTCAAATTATATCAATGAGCTACAAATGTGAATTTGTGACAAGCTGATAGTGACGGCTTTAATAAGCTAAGAGATTCCAGGTTTAACTCTTGTAAACTCATATCTACCATTCATTCTAAAGAGTGGGGTTTAAGATGAAGAGCTGACAAGGGGCAGAACGCTGAATTTTGGTAATAGCATCTGAGAAGGAAAGGAATGTTAAATGCAATCTTACACAGCATGCAGACATTCAGTTTCACAGGTTTGGTTCTAATTCACGAGAACAAAACAAATTTAAGGAAGTAAAGGATTTGCTGAAAGAGAAATatcaactctgcccattttattgCTGTGTGGCACTTTTAAGATTGACAGTTCTCAATTGCCAATGATCATCATTGTCTATACAGTAAATGCATAAAATATGAGCAAAGACAGTTTAAAGTTATTTTGTGTTCAGTTTTATTAACTGCATGGCTCAGGTTGTATATTATCAGGTTTTTAGTTGAGGCTGTATATTCCATAATAATCAGCTCTTGATAAGTTTTAGATTCACTCAGTTAAATATACTCACAACTATACTATGGAGCAttcaaatgtttgaacagtagcATGGATTCCTCATTTATGGTATTTTGTATATATGGTACCCTTCTTGAAATTTCAGAACACAAAGAGTTGCCACTTGCTTCATCCCAGGAGAAACATATGTCTCAGAAATCTGCAGCTTTGTCGGAGCAATGTGCAAAATTTGGAATATATAGCTTAAACAAGGTTTGCTAAGGCTCTCACAGTGGTTGAGATGCATCCCAAATTTCTAGGTTTATCTAAGCTGACCTTTTAAAGGTGCGAGCCCGTCCCACTCACTGATTTTGTAGTGAGGTATTTTCGAGAGGTCTATGCTGGTCAGATACATTCCAGTGacaaattaaatgacaaaagcaGATAGGCTTGAATGAACCAAATGGGGGCATATTATACGATTTGAGGGGTAACAAAAAATGAATTCTGTAAGATGATCAGGTCTTTCAGTGGCCAAGGTCAAACCTCTTTCTTTTTAAGTCTTAAAATAATACTTATCCACATATGCAATGCATTATTAAATTAGATTGATCACTTCTTTATCATTTTTATCAGGTCAAATATTCCTGCATTTTGCTAAATGATTTTTTGGCTTATATTTTAGGTTTTTATATTTAAGATAAATGATCACAAATGCTTTCTTTCTCAGATTTGTAACACTAGGTGACAGTGACCCAGGAAATTGTGTGATTTGACTGCCGATCCTCTTGCTCAGAGAATTCAACATGTGTGTGCGCACATGCATGCgtatgtgtgcttgtgtgtgtaagtgtgtgcaagtatgtgtaagtatgtgtttgtgtgtgtatgtgtgtgtaattgtgtgtatgtctgtgtgcaagtgtgtgtgtgtgtaagtttgtgtgtgtgtgtgtgcgtaagtgcgtgcgtgtgtgtgcgtgtaagtgtgtatgtgtgtttgtgtaagtgtgtgttcgcatgtgtgtctaagtgtgtgtaagtgtgtgcataagtgtgcaggtaaatgtgtgtgtgtgtaagtgcgtgtaTGTTTGtatggtaagtgtgtgtgtgtaagtgtgtttgtgtgtgtatgtgcaagtgtgtgtttctgtaagtgtgtgcgcgtgtgtgtgtgtgtacctgtttaATACTCTGTATAAATTCAATGCAGACATAACCAATATATGTAATTGGGTCATCTTTTTTAACCATTAAAGCATTGCATTTGCTGTTGCTAACATTCTGGATCAGATTTACTTTAGCAGGTTCATGAGTTAAAGAGTAGCAGCCTATAAGTTCTTATCACTAATTTATACATTAAAATGATCTTACCTtaagattcccttttgttgtaaAAGCTCTGCCACAGATTGTGCAGCCAAATGGCTTTTCACCAGTGTGTGTGCGCTCATGGATCTGAAGAGCACTTGCAGAAGAAAAGGTCTTCCCACAGGATGGACAGTTATGCTGCTTGGGTGTCCGACGAGGTGGCGGTGCCAGAATGGGTGTCATACCTGGACTCATGGCTGTCTGTGGTGCAGATGGAGCCTGTATACCAACTGGAACCTGCGTACCATCACCTAGGGAGATCGGCTTGCTGTGACCATTGACTTCCATTTTGACCACGGTTGGTGCGGTGCTGGTGACCAGGCTAGGAGTACTTTGGGTGGGACCTAGAGTGGAGTTGGGTTCAAATAACTGAGAAGGAAGTTCTTTCATCTTGTGCGTCAGTAAGTGCTGTTTTAAATTACCCATAGTGGAGCAACCACGATTGCAGATTGTGCAAAGAAATGGACGCTCTTTAGTATGGCTGCGGTAGTGAATTTCCAATGCACTTTTACAAGCAAAAGGTTTGCCACAGATACTACAAACAGTACTTTTCAACTTACCACATTCTTGGTTGGGGAACAGCATACTAAAAGCCTCTTCTTTGATGATCGGCCGTCCCAGGTTGGCTGTCAGATCTAGTGCACCTCCGTTCTCTCGGTGAGCGGACGGGCTGTCCGCTTTTTCTGATTTCACTGATGTCTCATGTGGCTCTTCTTGGGTGCCAAAGCCTGGTGACTTTGACCTTTGACTCTCAGCGTTACTGTGCACGGGTGACAGTGCctgcattgaagaggaacactCGGACATTGCTGGGCTACCCGCACTCTGACTTTCTAAGTCACCCACGGCGGAGGAGGAGTCATTAGTCAAGCGATCACTCTCCATGGATCCATTCTCGACAGATTTCAAGCCGGATCGCTGCTGCGTGCTCAGGGCACAGTCTATAATCTTCATCTGGTTCTCCAGGGCGGCAATGCTGGAAATGACCGAAGGAGGGGAATTTGGTAAAGAGCCAGAATAACATAACAATTGCTTCGAAGACTCGGTCGTGGTGATGTTCAATTCTGCCTCCTCGTCCATTGAGTTCTCATCCATCAGCTCATCATCGGGATAATTGCTCATGAGTTCAGCGTTTACTTCATCACAGGTTAAGTCTGTATCCATGCTGTCTGAGAAGCCCTCGGGTAAAGGTGTGTTTGGAATCTGGCCGCCCATGTGCATGCGAATGTGCTGTTGTAAAACCACTGCGTTTGTAAACTTCTTCTGGCAAATGGGGCAAGAATGTTGCACTCGGAGAGGTGGCTTTGCCCGGTGAACCCCGAAATGTGTCTTTAAGTTGCCCTTGGTGGTAAAAGCCCGGCCACAGATTTTGCACTTAAATGGCCTCTCGCCCGTGTGTGTGCGGTAATGCATTTTCAGAGCGCTCTGGCAACTGAGGACGCGGTGACAGATAATGCACTGGTTGGGGTCAGTCATCTTTTTGTCGATGTTCTCCACCAGCTGTTGCAGCTTTGAGGTCTCGGATGTTTGCATAGAGTCGAGTAGGCCGCCAAATGGGAACTTTGCTTTAAACTGACCAGATATAATGGGAAGCAGAGGGCTTGGGAGGGTTGTAGGAATGCTGCTCACTCCATTGTCCACAGAAGCCGAAGATGTGGTAGAGCACGGAGCGGAGGAAACTGACTGTCCAGTTGTGCAGTTCTCTACAGGTTTGAAGCTTGAAGTAGGTACGTTTAAACCTTGAACGATGGGAACCATGTTACCGCCATTAATTGACTGGGGGGATTCTGCGGTTATTGGAATGCTTGAATcatttttgttcatgtttggtgACAAAGAAGCACATTCACTTGATGGAGGAGATGGCCTTTGGGGTGACCTGTTTAAAGGAGTCACAGTTGGGGACTCAGCCAGGCTGGTAATACTTGACAGGGTTGGAGGCAACTGTAATCCAACTGAAGTTGGTAAGGTtgacagcacaggcttggtgtcCAACCAGGTTGTCACTGGCTTTTCTGGTGGTAAGGACATGCCGTATGGGATGCCTGTGCTTGTAGGTACATTATCAAGGTATTCAGGGACTGGATATGGATTCATCTGGATGTGAGGGTATTTTTCTTTATGCCTCTGAAAGTGAACTTTAAGGTTGCCTTTAGTGGAAAAACGATTTCCACAAATGTTACacttaaatggtctctccccagtatgggAACGGAGGTGAATTTGTAACGCACTGTCACTTCCAAAGACCTTAGCGCAAAACCTACACTTATGCTTGAAAAATGGATCTTCTGAGCTTGTTTTGGGATCAAATACGGAAACATTGGGTGGTTTGCCTTTGCGATGTTTCATAAGGGCAGCCAGTGGATCTAGAGCATTAGTCgttgcagcaatgctgaccagtgGGTTTTGGAAGATCACACTACTTGATGTGTTCTGAGGTAGCAGTGGATTAGGCATGCTGGAAGCTGGGCTGAGAAGATTGCCATGTCCAAGTGATGACGTTGAGTACTGTAACTGCGAGGAGGTGTTACTTGTATTTGAGCTGGAACTTGGAGTCAGGGAAGAGGAAACTCCACTCGTGGCTGGAGGCAAGATGGGTTCTGATCTGGGAGATACGCTGCTGGGCAAAACAGGAGTGCTGGCCCCAGAGGCAGGCTGTGTTATTTGCTGTGAGCtatcaaaggcagaggggtggATACTGGATGCCTGCCCTGCTCCCGAGGCTGAAATAGCGGCTGACAAGGGGTTCGAAGAATGCTCGCTGAATGAAACGTGCTGGCTCGCTGCGGATACGGAGGTACCTTGGGAAGATGCTGAGGGGTTTAAAGGGTGGATTGTTTGCGGAGTCATCATTGCCACTTGGTTGCGGATTTGTTCGATCAGTTGGAGCTGGTGGAGTTGCTGCTGTTGCAGGGCCATCAGCTGCTCTAGAATCATGGGGATGGCAATGGTGGATACCCCACTGTTTGAACTCGGGCTGTTAGACCGTGTGTCCTGTGAAAACTGCGCTACCGCCACCTTTGTACTTTGCAAAGTCTCTAAAGTCACGTTAGTGTTTGGCATGTTATAGTTGGTCATGGAAGATGATTCGGGAATCTGAGGTAGCGAAGTAGCAGCGCTGGAGGTCCCTTGATTCTGGTAACCTTTGTCGGTGGAAGCATCCACCTCCATTGGCTCTTCTTGCTCTGTGCTCTTCACCTCGGAGCTGTCATTTCCCTCCAGCGGATTGCTCTCCTCCGCAGCTTCGCTCTCCCCTTGGTCGCTTGGGCTACTGGCGGGAGAAGGCTCGAGGAAGTCTTCTGAGCGCGCTGCCTCCTCGTCATTCACGATCAGGACTAGTGGATTCTTAGTGCAATTCTTCTGATGCTCCATGAAGTCAGACCACTTGAAGAATTCTGCACAGCATTTCTCACAGATGTGGGTTTCCTCGCTTCCACTTCTGCTCTCGTTCCCGCTATCAGCATCATCTGGTCCTTCCCCCGGGGCAGCTAGGAAATCAAAAAGACACATCAAGCAATGACTTGCAAGACTATCCCTCCCTCCAATTTCAAGTTTTTGCACATAACTAAAATCAATATTTTTTTATTTTGTACAAATTACCTCACTTCAACACAtctcaggtccctctgtgtgtattCTATCACTCTTTCTACCTAGCTAATCATTTTCTTTGCACAATCCATCAAATTATGAGGCCCTATCAATTGTGGATACTGCTGCTTAATGAAATTCCATAGAAGCTATTGATTTCCAATATTTTCATACAATTCACAGCTGCCTTGTCTGTTGGGTACAAATCAAGCCTTTGATGGACTCATTAGGATTCCCCTTTACCATCAGGCTTCCTCATTTTCAACAAAATTAGAGAAGCCTTTGCCAGTTCACTTGACATCACTAAACTAATCTGTAACCTTTCAGACTCAAATCAGTACCTGACAGGGCAAACTGCCCCTCTGTTACTCAAATGTGGTCTTGGACTGACCAGATGTATTATCTTTATACAGCATCAAGACAGTA belongs to Mustelus asterias chromosome 7, sMusAst1.hap1.1, whole genome shotgun sequence and includes:
- the LOC144495956 gene encoding sal-like protein 3 isoform X6; translation: MSRRKQAKPQHLKSDEEAVAIVSQNSAPGEGPDDADSGNESRSGSEETHICEKCCAEFFKWSDFMEHQKNCTKNPLVLIVNDEEAARSEDFLEPSPASSPSDQGESEAAEESNPLEGNDSSEVKSTEQEEPMEVDASTDKGYQNQGTSSAATSLPQIPESSSMTNYNMPNTNVTLETLQSTKVAVAQFSQDTRSNSPSSNSGVSTIAIPMILEQLMALQQQQLHQLQLIEQIRNQVAMMTPQTIHPLNPSASSQGTSVSAASQHVSFSEHSSNPLSAAISASGAGQASSIHPSAFDSSQQITQPASGASTPVLPSSVSPRSEPILPPATSGVSSSLTPSSSSNTSNTSSQLQYSTSSLGHGNLLSPASSMPNPLLPQNTSSSVIFQNPLVSIAATTNALDPLAALMKHRKGKPPNVSVFDPKTSSEDPFFKHKCRFCAKVFGSDSALQIHLRSHTGERPFKCNICGNRFSTKGNLKVHFQRHKEKYPHIQMNPYPVPEYLDNVPTSTGIPYGMSLPPEKPVTTWLDTKPVLSTLPTSVGLQLPPTLSSITSLAESPTVTPLNRSPQRPSPPSSECASLSPNMNKNDSSIPITAESPQSINGGNMVPIVQGLNVPTSSFKPVENCTTGQSVSSAPCSTTSSASVDNGVSSIPTTLPSPLLPIISGQFKAKFPFGGLLDSMQTSETSKLQQLVENIDKKMTDPNQCIICHRVLSCQSALKMHYRTHTGERPFKCKICGRAFTTKGNLKTHFGVHRAKPPLRVQHSCPICQKKFTNAVVLQQHIRMHMGGQIPNTPLPEGFSDSMDTDLTCDEVNAELMSNYPDDELMDENSMDEEAELNITTTESSKQLLCYSGSLPNSPPSVISSIAALENQMKIIDCALSTQQRSGLKSVENGSMESDRLTNDSSSAVGDLESQSAGSPAMSECSSSMQALSPVHSNAESQRSKSPGFGTQEEPHETSVKSEKADSPSAHRENGGALDLTANLGRPIIKEEAFSMLFPNQECGPTQSTPSLVTSTAPTVVKMEVNGHSKPISLGDGTQVPVGIQAPSAPQTAMSPGMTPILAPPPRRTPKQHNCPSCGKTFSSASALQIHERTHTGEKPFGCTICGRAFTTKGNLKNSIWHTPLFQDFPAERNP
- the LOC144495956 gene encoding sal-like protein 3 isoform X3 encodes the protein MEHQKNCTKNPLVLIVNDEEAARSEDFLEPSPASSPSDQGESEAAEESNPLEGNDSSEVKSTEQEEPMEVDASTDKGYQNQGTSSAATSLPQIPESSSMTNYNMPNTNVTLETLQSTKVAVAQFSQDTRSNSPSSNSGVSTIAIPMILEQLMALQQQQLHQLQLIEQIRNQVAMMTPQTIHPLNPSASSQGTSVSAASQHVSFSEHSSNPLSAAISASGAGQASSIHPSAFDSSQQITQPASGASTPVLPSSVSPRSEPILPPATSGVSSSLTPSSSSNTSNTSSQLQYSTSSLGHGNLLSPASSMPNPLLPQNTSSSVIFQNPLVSIAATTNALDPLAALMKHRKGKPPNVSVFDPKTSSEDPFFKHKCRFCAKVFGSDSALQIHLRSHTGERPFKCNICGNRFSTKGNLKVHFQRHKEKYPHIQMNPYPVPEYLDNVPTSTGIPYGMSLPPEKPVTTWLDTKPVLSTLPTSVGLQLPPTLSSITSLAESPTVTPLNRSPQRPSPPSSECASLSPNMNKNDSSIPITAESPQSINGGNMVPIVQGLNVPTSSFKPVENCTTGQSVSSAPCSTTSSASVDNGVSSIPTTLPSPLLPIISGQFKAKFPFGGLLDSMQTSETSKLQQLVENIDKKMTDPNQCIICHRVLSCQSALKMHYRTHTGERPFKCKICGRAFTTKGNLKTHFGVHRAKPPLRVQHSCPICQKKFTNAVVLQQHIRMHMGGQIPNTPLPEGFSDSMDTDLTCDEVNAELMSNYPDDELMDENSMDEEAELNITTTESSKQLLCYSGSLPNSPPSVISSIAALENQMKIIDCALSTQQRSGLKSVENGSMESDRLTNDSSSAVGDLESQSAGSPAMSECSSSMQALSPVHSNAESQRSKSPGFGTQEEPHETSVKSEKADSPSAHRENGGALDLTANLGRPIIKEEAFSMLFPNQECGPTQSTPSLVTSTAPTVVKMEVNGHSKPISLGDGTQVPVGIQAPSAPQTAMSPGMTPILAPPPRRTPKQHNCPSCGKTFSSASALQIHERTHTGEKPFGCTICGRAFTTKGNLKVHMGTHMWNNAPARRGRRLSVENPMALLGGDAMKFSEIFQKDLAARAMNVDATFWNQYAAAITNGLALKNNEISVIQNGGIPQLPVSLGGSGIPALTNATSGMDRVRPGSSPPVAGLEKPSTEGGANRPFARFIEDNKEIGIN